Proteins encoded within one genomic window of Leptospira stimsonii:
- the radA gene encoding DNA repair protein RadA has translation MKKKLTRNFVCQSCGQDYARWAGKCESCGNWNTIVEEVGGERFAASNGNSQKNKSYKEPIPLDKVEEESLKRMGTGLKELDLVLGGGLVPGSLTLIGGEPGVGKSTLVLEVSRNLTRANKKVLYISGEESPSQIRMRAERMGIRSANLFLTSETYAENISAMIEGETPAVVFVDSIQTIAREALPNQAGTVTQLRECTQVLLETAKRSGIPILMTGHITKEGAIAGPKVLEHLVDTVLYFEGDRLNYYRLLRAVKNRFGAVGDLAIFEMFSGGLREVGDRNQVFISTGADERSGSVISAVLEGSRALTVEVQALVSKSGFSQARRMAEGPDTRRLILLAAVIEKYIKLKLGECDIFSNLAGGLDADEPALDLAICTSIISSYLDQPLPKGTCVLGEVGLSGEVRSIGQASLRIKELAGVGMKKVIVPEGNMSEIDKSLDIQIQGIRSLNDLRSLFPGAN, from the coding sequence TTGAAAAAGAAACTCACTCGAAACTTTGTTTGTCAGTCCTGCGGCCAGGACTACGCTCGCTGGGCCGGAAAGTGCGAGTCCTGCGGAAATTGGAATACGATCGTGGAAGAGGTCGGCGGGGAAAGGTTTGCCGCCTCGAACGGAAATTCTCAGAAGAATAAATCGTATAAGGAACCCATTCCTCTCGACAAAGTGGAAGAAGAATCCCTCAAAAGAATGGGAACGGGTTTGAAAGAACTTGATCTCGTTTTGGGAGGGGGACTCGTTCCCGGTTCCTTAACCTTGATCGGCGGAGAACCAGGAGTCGGGAAGTCCACCTTGGTTCTGGAAGTGTCTCGCAATCTGACAAGGGCAAACAAAAAAGTCCTTTATATCTCTGGAGAAGAATCTCCTTCTCAGATTCGGATGCGCGCCGAAAGAATGGGGATTCGTTCTGCGAATCTTTTTCTTACTTCGGAAACCTACGCGGAAAATATTTCTGCGATGATCGAAGGGGAAACCCCCGCGGTTGTTTTTGTGGATTCGATTCAGACGATCGCAAGAGAAGCGCTTCCGAACCAAGCGGGAACCGTAACACAACTCAGAGAATGTACACAAGTATTGCTTGAAACCGCGAAGAGATCGGGGATTCCGATTTTAATGACGGGTCATATCACAAAGGAAGGCGCGATCGCCGGTCCGAAAGTTTTGGAACATCTCGTGGACACGGTTCTTTATTTCGAAGGAGATCGTCTCAATTACTATCGTCTGTTGCGCGCCGTGAAAAATCGTTTCGGCGCGGTCGGAGATCTCGCGATCTTTGAAATGTTCTCAGGAGGTCTCAGAGAAGTCGGAGATCGGAATCAGGTTTTTATCAGTACGGGAGCCGATGAAAGAAGCGGTTCCGTGATCAGCGCCGTCCTAGAAGGAAGTCGCGCTCTGACCGTGGAAGTGCAAGCTCTTGTGAGCAAGTCCGGATTTTCGCAAGCGAGAAGAATGGCGGAAGGTCCGGATACGCGCCGTTTGATTCTGCTCGCGGCGGTGATCGAAAAATACATCAAACTCAAATTAGGAGAATGTGATATATTCAGCAATCTCGCCGGCGGCCTCGATGCGGACGAACCCGCTCTGGATCTTGCGATTTGCACTTCCATCATCTCGAGTTATCTGGATCAACCTCTTCCGAAAGGAACCTGTGTTCTCGGAGAAGTCGGTCTTTCCGGTGAAGTCCGGAGCATCGGTCAAGCCAGCTTAAGAATCAAGGAACTCGCCGGAGTCGGTATGAAGAAGGTGATCGTTCCCGAAGGAAACATGAGTGAGATCGATAAGAGTTTGGACATTCAAATTCAGGGGATTCGGTCCTTGAACGATTTGCGCTCTCTATTCCCCGGTGCGAATTGA
- a CDS encoding histone deacetylase family protein produces the protein MEKQLERIGLVYHPDYNMDLGPHVFPARKYQMVYNLVKQDPKLADLYVHKPDPAKEKELALVHTREFLKDFFSLKLTERTQYSELPLTKQIVQSFVLAVGGTILSMELTKKYRFVYHIGGGFHHSMPDRAEGFCYLNDAAIAGKLFLKENPGKKVLFIDLDLHQGNGNSIVFQNEPNVFTFSMHQENLYPKKERSGMDIALDEGTDDKKYHDLLEGSLEKIHSSFQPDLIFYIAGADPFEGDSLGDLKLTFQGLRKRDKIVRDFALRVDAPVVILPAGGYAKDFHDTVTIHYNTIKVFAAD, from the coding sequence TTGGAGAAGCAGTTAGAACGAATTGGTTTAGTATATCATCCGGATTATAATATGGATCTGGGTCCCCACGTATTTCCTGCTAGGAAGTACCAGATGGTTTACAATCTCGTAAAACAAGATCCTAAACTCGCGGACCTCTATGTTCACAAACCGGATCCGGCTAAAGAAAAAGAGTTGGCTTTGGTTCACACAAGAGAATTCTTAAAAGATTTTTTTTCCCTGAAACTCACAGAAAGAACCCAATATTCCGAGCTTCCTCTTACAAAACAAATCGTCCAAAGTTTCGTACTCGCTGTAGGAGGAACGATTCTCTCGATGGAACTTACGAAGAAGTATCGATTTGTCTATCATATCGGCGGAGGCTTTCATCACAGTATGCCGGATCGCGCGGAAGGATTTTGTTATCTCAACGACGCCGCGATCGCAGGGAAATTATTTCTAAAAGAGAATCCCGGCAAAAAAGTTTTATTCATCGATTTGGATCTACATCAGGGAAACGGAAACTCCATCGTCTTTCAGAACGAACCGAACGTGTTTACCTTCTCCATGCATCAGGAGAATCTTTATCCTAAAAAAGAAAGATCGGGAATGGATATCGCCTTAGACGAGGGAACCGATGATAAGAAATACCACGATCTTTTGGAAGGATCTCTTGAGAAAATCCATTCTTCCTTTCAACCCGATCTTATCTTTTACATCGCCGGCGCCGATCCTTTTGAAGGAGATTCTTTAGGGGATTTGAAACTCACCTTTCAGGGATTGAGAAAGAGAGATAAGATTGTAAGAGACTTCGCTCTTAGAGTCGATGCTCCGGTCGTGATTCTTCCCGCAGGAGGTTACGCGAAAGACTTTCACGATACGGTCACAATCCACTACAATACGATCAAGGTATTTGCGGCCGATTAA
- a CDS encoding SpoIIE family protein phosphatase yields MAEFSLRPEIIILDDDRDVGETLELILTKLGYQSVFFDSVEQGKQYFEKELNPIVFLDIHMPGSSGLEILPYFKNLESKTQVIMMTGERDINNVVTSLTHKASDFLLKPFSIQTVQIAIQRAYDYYTILKERDLRDEVIMRDLRLASRVQGKIFSIPDLSPFRVEADITPVSFVSGDFNVILKKEKSILLLLGDVEDHGVTSGLIALLMTTLAREEFKNSDNPSEILKKMNQELCLNIGTHSMTAACVILFPDQKKLVYARGGHPFPVHFHKEGFSFLKEKSGQLMGILEDVEYPNHEVLVNSGDVVFLFTDGIINNLNHPLIEELNQIHKSDQEPIKKMKNALDAYVRSAIPAKEYRDDASYVLLEIP; encoded by the coding sequence ATGGCAGAATTTTCCCTAAGACCGGAAATTATCATTCTCGACGACGACAGAGACGTGGGCGAGACCCTGGAACTCATTCTTACAAAACTGGGTTACCAGAGCGTATTTTTTGATTCCGTAGAACAGGGAAAACAGTATTTCGAAAAAGAACTCAATCCGATCGTATTTCTCGATATTCATATGCCGGGAAGCAGTGGATTAGAAATACTTCCATACTTTAAGAATTTAGAATCCAAAACCCAGGTCATCATGATGACCGGAGAACGCGACATCAACAACGTAGTAACTTCCTTGACCCACAAGGCGAGCGACTTTCTTCTCAAACCATTCTCCATTCAAACCGTACAGATTGCGATTCAGAGGGCTTACGATTATTATACGATCCTGAAGGAAAGGGATCTTCGAGATGAAGTGATCATGAGAGATCTTCGTCTCGCATCCAGAGTTCAAGGGAAAATCTTTTCGATTCCGGATCTTTCACCGTTTCGAGTGGAAGCGGATATCACACCGGTTTCCTTTGTGAGCGGAGATTTTAATGTCATCCTGAAAAAGGAAAAATCGATTCTTCTTTTGTTAGGCGACGTGGAGGACCACGGAGTCACATCGGGTTTGATCGCGCTGTTGATGACTACGCTGGCGAGAGAAGAATTTAAGAATTCGGACAATCCTTCGGAGATTCTCAAAAAGATGAATCAGGAACTTTGTCTGAATATCGGAACTCACAGTATGACTGCGGCTTGTGTGATTCTTTTTCCGGATCAAAAAAAGCTTGTCTACGCAAGAGGAGGGCATCCGTTTCCGGTTCATTTTCATAAGGAAGGCTTTTCTTTCTTGAAGGAAAAATCGGGGCAATTGATGGGAATTTTGGAAGACGTCGAATATCCCAATCACGAAGTGCTTGTAAACTCGGGAGACGTCGTGTTTCTTTTTACGGACGGAATCATCAACAATCTCAACCATCCCTTGATCGAAGAATTGAACCAGATTCACAAGTCGGATCAGGAGCCGATTAAGAAGATGAAGAATGCGTTAGACGCGTATGTCCGTTCCGCGATTCCCGCGAAAGAATATAGGGACGACGCGTCTTACGTTTTACTCGAAATCCCTTAG
- a CDS encoding putative lipoprotein, whose amino-acid sequence MKRTQKQLMALVLGLFIFSLNHCFISESISAGVNSLSKSSDSLQSLSGSIKSISGSVSSIFSSSSSDDEKKEKAYLKDVRDLTAMHVENGFQEIEFKNDLTTLALQNGLTNWKSLRVTYLGIGSGLKKAGVSDERFQTFVQGLGTSKPEIVESIQKGFTQL is encoded by the coding sequence ATGAAACGCACTCAAAAACAACTCATGGCTTTGGTATTAGGACTTTTCATATTCAGTCTCAATCACTGCTTTATTTCGGAATCGATTTCAGCGGGAGTAAACTCTCTGAGTAAATCTTCCGATTCTTTACAAAGCCTTTCCGGTTCGATCAAGTCGATCTCCGGTTCCGTAAGTTCCATCTTCTCTTCTTCTTCCAGCGACGATGAGAAAAAAGAAAAAGCGTATTTAAAAGACGTTCGCGATCTTACTGCAATGCACGTCGAAAACGGATTTCAAGAAATCGAATTCAAAAACGACCTTACGACTCTCGCTCTTCAAAACGGACTTACAAACTGGAAGTCGTTGCGCGTAACGTATCTCGGAATCGGAAGCGGGTTGAAAAAAGCGGGAGTGAGCGACGAAAGATTTCAAACCTTTGTGCAAGGATTGGGAACATCCAAACCGGAAATCGTAGAGTCCATTCAAAAAGGATTCACTCAGCTCTGA
- the pyk gene encoding pyruvate kinase, protein MKTLDGKKTKIVCTIGPASSSEETIFSILKAGMDIARMNFSHGTHESHKRVYETLRKCEQISGFPLGIMADLQGPKIRTGKLKLNSILLHKDQEIKIVPDAELQGDEGTIGCTYPNLIQDVKEGDKILIDDGKLVLKVLSKTSDSAMLKVVVGGILWSNKGINLPGTPISAPALSEKDIEDLKFALALGVDYVALSFVRTGADLELARSLLAGTYTGLIAKIERPEAIGNIEEIIERADGIMIARGDLGVEIETEKVPILQKELIYKLNQAGKPVITATQMLESMIENPRPTRAEASDVANAVMDGTDAVMLSAESASGHYPVESVEIMAKIIQETETIDHIYEIHWNIKKTFLESERTALGNAAREIAHGIHAKAIVNFTRSGYSALITSEMRPKVPIYSFTPFATTARKMKLYRGVIPFVMPFFTRLEDMIAYMNQKLKEDEFLFPGDKVVILSGAPGASVRSVDFLQIYKIH, encoded by the coding sequence ATGAAAACCCTAGACGGGAAAAAAACCAAAATCGTTTGCACCATCGGCCCCGCTTCCTCATCGGAAGAGACCATATTTTCCATTCTCAAGGCCGGAATGGACATCGCTCGAATGAATTTTTCACACGGGACTCACGAATCGCATAAGAGAGTCTACGAGACTCTTCGAAAATGTGAGCAAATATCCGGGTTTCCGCTCGGAATCATGGCGGATCTCCAAGGTCCAAAAATTAGAACCGGAAAATTAAAGTTAAACTCCATTCTACTCCATAAGGACCAGGAAATCAAAATCGTTCCGGATGCGGAACTCCAAGGAGACGAGGGAACGATCGGTTGTACATATCCGAATCTGATCCAAGACGTCAAGGAAGGAGACAAGATTCTCATCGATGACGGGAAACTCGTTCTCAAGGTCCTTTCCAAAACTTCGGATTCCGCAATGTTAAAAGTCGTCGTGGGAGGAATTCTCTGGAGCAACAAAGGGATCAATCTTCCGGGAACTCCGATCTCCGCGCCCGCCTTATCAGAGAAAGACATTGAAGATCTGAAGTTTGCGCTCGCTCTGGGAGTCGATTACGTCGCTCTCAGCTTTGTAAGAACCGGAGCCGATTTGGAATTAGCAAGATCTCTGTTAGCTGGGACCTATACGGGACTCATCGCAAAGATCGAAAGACCCGAAGCGATCGGGAACATAGAGGAAATCATCGAACGCGCGGACGGAATCATGATCGCGAGAGGAGATCTCGGAGTCGAGATCGAAACGGAGAAGGTTCCGATCCTTCAGAAAGAATTGATCTACAAACTCAACCAAGCCGGAAAACCGGTGATCACCGCGACACAGATGTTGGAATCGATGATTGAAAATCCGAGACCCACTCGGGCAGAAGCGAGCGACGTTGCAAACGCGGTGATGGACGGAACGGATGCGGTGATGTTGTCCGCGGAATCCGCGAGCGGTCATTATCCGGTTGAATCCGTTGAGATCATGGCAAAAATCATCCAAGAAACGGAAACGATCGATCACATCTATGAAATTCATTGGAACATCAAAAAAACGTTTTTAGAATCCGAAAGAACGGCGCTTGGAAACGCCGCGAGAGAAATCGCGCACGGAATTCATGCAAAAGCCATCGTCAACTTTACGAGAAGCGGTTACTCCGCTTTGATCACTTCGGAGATGCGCCCGAAGGTTCCGATCTATTCCTTTACACCATTTGCTACAACAGCGAGGAAGATGAAACTCTACAGAGGTGTGATTCCCTTTGTGATGCCGTTTTTTACAAGACTGGAAGATATGATCGCCTATATGAATCAAAAACTCAAAGAAGACGAATTTCTGTTTCCTGGCGACAAGGTCGTGATTCTTTCCGGAGCTCCGGGGGCGAGCGTTCGAAGCGTGGACTTTCTACAGATCTATAAGATTCATTGA
- a CDS encoding ribonuclease D translates to MPPKRSTIKPELFPGDLTLKRFEEYLADDRLAVDCEMMGLNPRRDRLCVVQICDSSNNVSLVQILPDQKEAPYLKSLFENPEIVKIFHFARMDTLFLRYRLGIAMQNVFCTKIASKLARTYTDKHGLKDLIREFYDENLDKKNQSSDWGKKILTKDQVDYASGDVKYLISLEQKLTEILVREGRESLARDAFRCLPVFNQIDWLEMPALFEH, encoded by the coding sequence ATGCCTCCAAAACGTTCAACTATAAAACCGGAGCTTTTTCCGGGGGATCTGACACTAAAAAGATTCGAAGAATATTTGGCCGACGATCGTTTGGCCGTCGACTGCGAGATGATGGGTCTCAATCCAAGAAGGGACAGACTCTGCGTCGTTCAGATCTGCGATTCTTCGAATAACGTGAGTTTGGTCCAAATTCTTCCGGACCAAAAAGAAGCGCCTTATCTCAAGTCCTTGTTCGAAAATCCCGAGATCGTTAAAATCTTTCACTTCGCAAGGATGGATACTCTCTTCCTTCGTTATCGTTTGGGAATCGCGATGCAAAACGTTTTTTGCACAAAGATCGCGAGTAAACTCGCAAGGACTTATACGGACAAACACGGTCTCAAAGATTTGATTCGGGAATTCTACGACGAAAATTTGGATAAGAAGAATCAATCCTCCGACTGGGGAAAAAAAATTCTTACCAAAGACCAAGTCGACTACGCGAGCGGCGACGTGAAGTATTTGATTTCTCTCGAACAGAAACTCACAGAAATTCTTGTGAGGGAAGGAAGAGAATCTTTGGCAAGAGACGCGTTTCGTTGTCTTCCCGTATTCAACCAGATCGATTGGCTTGAGATGCCCGCGCTTTTCGAACATTGA
- a CDS encoding glycoside hydrolase family 36 protein, protein MRAILNYKVYEDAFVSSFEFSGKELKSKSDCGNFSLSLGYKKTGKNNVYKPTLEWIGELRPKAGTEILTLEIELPPHSLVNPKIFQHGYQSWSLTGVHSLSEADQSPRLDFLQYTEENIYTKHSGVGGDWHSEGMILLISSSNDPHYFAGATGPGEQGVKLRAISSERKEELTNEKKKSWFPSSGISLIYDFYRYEDFRGNKLSLTPISVVRFSSGPEAFLKKYFSELGKAHKVKLSSTQVPTGWCSWYHYYTKISEKIILKNLALVKEKKLPIQFFQIDDGYQKEIGDWLTTNDKFPGGMRLLAEEIRREKLTPGLWLAPFLVRKKSEFFQKYPEAVLKDRDGKPVPALWNPLWGMDYTYCIDVTHPTSRDFLENVFRTLVKDYGYPYLKLDFLYAALLPGWTYDRGVSPHKRYADTIRFIRKVVGKDVFLLGCGAPTYPSIGLFDAMRISCDVAPFWGREKKRILVNDKHALCTERALINDITRASMHRNLWYNDPDCLLVRESKNQMTPAQTQFMASVMAVSGGMILVSDDLALIGEERLSLLKKTLELGAKCRSKTPIPLGIASGLFPPALYNPAGFLGIWNPTEEENTIEIQAPFVTKQKQFPDFWTGKVPESLEFSPKTGILKLKLPAFGSVILQTGKVV, encoded by the coding sequence ATGAGAGCCATATTAAACTACAAAGTCTATGAGGACGCGTTCGTTTCCTCTTTTGAATTTTCAGGTAAAGAACTGAAGAGTAAGAGCGATTGCGGAAATTTCTCCCTTTCTCTCGGTTATAAAAAAACGGGAAAGAACAACGTTTACAAACCGACCTTAGAATGGATCGGAGAACTCAGACCCAAGGCAGGAACCGAAATTCTTACCTTGGAAATCGAACTTCCTCCGCATTCCCTCGTAAATCCGAAAATCTTTCAACACGGATATCAGTCTTGGAGTCTCACCGGAGTTCATTCTTTGAGCGAAGCGGACCAATCTCCACGCCTCGACTTCCTTCAATACACCGAGGAGAATATCTATACAAAACATTCCGGGGTCGGCGGAGACTGGCACAGCGAAGGAATGATTCTTCTTATCTCTTCTTCCAATGATCCACATTACTTCGCCGGAGCAACCGGTCCCGGAGAACAAGGAGTCAAGTTAAGAGCGATTTCTTCGGAAAGAAAAGAGGAACTCACAAACGAAAAGAAAAAATCCTGGTTTCCATCTTCGGGAATTTCCTTGATCTACGATTTTTATCGCTACGAAGATTTCAGGGGAAACAAACTTTCCCTGACTCCGATCAGCGTCGTTCGTTTTAGCTCAGGCCCGGAAGCCTTTCTCAAAAAGTATTTTAGCGAATTAGGAAAAGCTCATAAAGTAAAACTTTCCTCGACACAGGTTCCTACCGGTTGGTGTTCTTGGTATCACTACTACACCAAAATTTCGGAAAAGATCATCTTGAAGAATCTGGCGCTCGTGAAGGAGAAAAAACTTCCGATCCAATTCTTCCAGATCGACGACGGTTATCAGAAGGAAATCGGAGATTGGCTTACCACGAACGATAAATTCCCCGGAGGAATGCGTCTTTTAGCGGAAGAAATTCGAAGAGAAAAGCTCACACCTGGCCTCTGGCTCGCACCCTTCTTAGTGAGAAAAAAATCAGAATTCTTCCAGAAATATCCCGAAGCCGTCTTGAAAGATCGAGACGGAAAACCCGTTCCCGCACTTTGGAATCCTCTCTGGGGAATGGACTACACGTATTGTATCGACGTCACCCATCCAACTTCTCGGGACTTTTTGGAAAACGTATTCCGAACCTTGGTGAAAGATTACGGATATCCCTATCTTAAACTCGACTTTTTATACGCGGCGTTGCTTCCGGGATGGACTTACGACCGGGGAGTATCACCTCACAAACGTTATGCGGACACGATTCGATTCATCCGAAAAGTTGTTGGAAAGGACGTCTTTCTTTTGGGGTGCGGGGCTCCGACTTATCCTTCGATCGGACTTTTCGACGCGATGAGAATCAGTTGCGACGTCGCTCCGTTCTGGGGAAGGGAAAAGAAAAGAATTCTCGTAAACGACAAACACGCGCTCTGCACGGAAAGAGCCTTGATCAACGACATCACGCGCGCGTCCATGCACAGAAATTTATGGTACAACGATCCGGATTGTCTTCTCGTAAGAGAAAGTAAAAATCAGATGACACCGGCGCAGACTCAGTTTATGGCGAGTGTGATGGCCGTGAGCGGAGGAATGATTCTTGTGAGCGACGACCTCGCGTTGATCGGAGAAGAAAGACTTTCCTTATTGAAAAAAACCTTAGAACTCGGAGCAAAGTGTAGAAGCAAAACTCCGATTCCATTAGGAATCGCTTCCGGCCTATTTCCTCCGGCACTTTATAATCCGGCAGGCTTTTTAGGAATTTGGAATCCAACCGAAGAAGAAAACACGATCGAAATCCAAGCGCCCTTCGTTACAAAACAAAAACAGTTCCCGGATTTTTGGACTGGGAAGGTTCCGGAGTCTCTGGAGTTTTCTCCAAAAACAGGAATTCTTAAATTGAAACTCCCCGCGTTCGGATCCGTAATTTTACAAACGGGAAAAGTTGTTTGA